The genomic stretch CCGAGGCTGTCGGCATGGCCACGCACGCGCCAGCAACGCTGCTGAGCATTGCGGCAAGTCGCCTGGAAGCGGGATCTGCCGCCGATTTGGTGCTGTTCGATCTACCTGCGGATTTGAACAACGTGCGCGATTGCGCTGAAACCGGGCAGGCAGCGCCTGACCCTGCGCGGGCCGAGGCGCCAAATACGAACGAAGGCCTGACTATTCGCACCACGATTCTGGCCGGACAGATCGTCTATCAGAAGTGAAGCCTGGCGACTGAAATTCGCGTTGTGACGCTGCCCTAGCGCCTGCCACCTTGCTTACGGGCGCCATCGGCGGCAGCCGCTTTGGCGTACACCGGCAGTTGTTTCACTCGCTCGCGTATTTGGTTGACCTCTTTGAGAAACCGCGGATCGGAGCTGGTGCCGTAGGCTTCGTGGAACGCGGCGAAGCTCAGCCCTTCGCGCAGGTCCTGCAAGCTGGGCATGAACTCGGCAATGGTAAACGAATCTGCCATCTCGCGCAGGTGGGCATCCGACCCACGGATGTAATCGGCTAGCGCGATACCGGCCAGGTCGGCCGCCAGGTCTGTGAAACTGAAGCCGCTTTTCCCTTGGGAGTCTTGCATCTCTTTCAGCAGACCGGCCGATTCGGATATGGCAGAGCTGGAGAGCGTGGCGATCGCCGCCGAGAAAAAGAAATGTCGCGCCAGGTCGTTGCGTTCCAATAGCGTCGGCGCGCCAATGACGTCCAGGCGGCGTGCCCGCTCGGAGGCGTTCTCGACGCGTCCGATCAGGTCACGCGTCAGGCTGTTGGACATGAACGAATCCGTATCCACGATCGCCACGGCCAAGCCGAGCGTGAACGCCCTGTAACGATGCACTTCGGGCAACTCGAGCGCTGCCAGGGCCGCCGCGCGCACGTAACGCTCGGTCAGTGCGTCCCCCGCCAGGCGGACCTGCCCTGCATCGGCCGGTGCGATGCGCGGCAGACGGCGATTGCGATCTGCCGCGTCGACCACCGCGTCGCGTACCAGACGTGCCGCGTCCGCCAGCGATGCAATTCGGCTTTGGGCCGGGCGCGATGTGGCGGGGGGAGATTCGCCAAGCAACGCTAAATAGATCGAAGCCGCCGGGTCCTCGGGAAAGGCTTTGCCGAGTGTCAGGTAGATTGCCACCAATGTATCGCGGGTACGCGGGCTGACCTGGTAGAAGTGTTGGATGTCGTGGTCGCGGATTTCCTCAGCCACCAGGTTCATCGCCAGAGCATTGACCGGATCGAACACGATCAGAAATCCGCGCGCGACGGACTTCCGATCAGCCAGTACCGCGCGCATGACTGACATCGGCTCGGGGCTGTGCGTGGCGCCAAAGCGATGTCCCAATTCGTGGACCAACAGCTCCAACCGTTCGGGTTCCGAGGCGTGGCGCGACCATTCGCGCAACATGATGTGTTTGGCAAAAGGACCGCGCGTGCCCCCCAGGTGCGTTCGGCCGGTGACGACCGAGTATTGGCTGGCGAAGCCGATCGCCAGATCCGCGGGAGCGGCGTTGACCGTGTGTTCGAATTCGCGCAATTGACCGTCAAAGTCCTGAATCGTGTCAGTCGTCTCCCACGTTTCGCAGGCCACGACCTCGAGGGTAATGCCGGCGTATTTCTCCAAGATTTTCGAGGCGTCGGCGATCCGCTTGCGGAGCCGCTGCTCCCACAAGGATCGGACGGCCTTCTCGTCGTCGTCAACCAGGATTTTTACCGTCACCTTGGTAAGCGCGGGCCGCATGGCCGGCTCGGGTTCCGCCGACTTCGCGGACTGTTTTTCAGTCGTCTGTGTGGTCGGCTGCGCTTTGCGCGAGGGCTCGATAATAGCGATCTGTTCAATGTCCAGTCGGTTGCCTTCTTGAGGGCGATGGAAAAAGTAGATCGAATTTCCATCCAGCGTGTAATCCCGGCGGGCGCCCGCCGACATGAACGCGATGCGAAGTTTACCTCCCGTGGGACAGGTCAACGGGATCAGGTCGCCGCTGGCCAATTCGTAGGCGTGCCCTTTGGTCGCGGTGCCTGCGGCCGAGAATTTCACACTGGTCGGCGAGCGATTCGAGAGGATCACCAGGTCGGCTCGCGCCACAGACCCCCAAATCGATATGCCACAGCCGATGGCCAGCAACGATGCCGCCCAACCGCCTCCCGGATGTGACAAAGTTCTAGCGGGGACTTGCACGAGGCACCTTCACAGCCGTCACGGCGTGATCGCTGGGGGCAGCCAGGCGTGCAAGGCGTTTTGGTGCGACTCACCAACAGAGCGCGTCGCTAGCCCCCTTCCAATGTTCAAGTCTAGCCGTGGCGGCAGTTGGTGCGGAAGAGGCCGACAAACGCCTACACATTGGAATCGAGGTTACCGAGATGCCCAGAGACAGATTCAGGGCCAAGAAAAAAAGACGCCCGAAGCCGCTATGAGGGGGGGGCGAAGGGGGACTCAGGGTCTGAATCCAGCGGCTTCGGGCGCCTAGCTTTTTGTCTTCGATCGTCGGTGGTCTGCCGAATTCCTGCGGAACTCGATCAGTCATCCGAAGGACCGGCGAACTTCTTTAGCCGGCGACGAACAGGTTGTCGGTTGGCACTTAGAACATGATGGCTACTGCGAGTACCACCAATAGTCCGGCCAAGATATATGCGGGTGACACGATATTGAGTCTCTTGCGAGCGGAACTCGATTTATCCCCCCGGATAGTTGGCCCGTCGAGTTCCAGACGGACCAGCCGGCTACGAACGGCAAACATTTGCCGCTCGCGATTGCGTTACGCCACTACCACGGCGTCGACGAACTGCACCACACCTTTGACTTGCCGACAAACGTTTTGGCACAGCTGCTTTTCGTAAAAGCTTCGTACCCGGCCCCGCAGGGTTACCGTTCCCTGACTGGCGGCGACGTGCAATTGGCGTAGCGCGGGGACATGACGATCGGCGAGAAACGATGTGATTCTTCGCTCCAGGTCTCGATCGTCCTCGTCACTAAATGGCTTGACCCCAGACACCATTGCTAGACTCCCTCTCCTACAGGCGGGTAACGACTAATGGCCTTTTCCTTGACACTGCCCGGCCAGACCGCCTGTGGATCAACCATTCCCGGTGATCCGATTTGGATGGGCGACACCGCTGTACAGCAATGGGCGTGCCGATTCGTGAACGATTCTAGGCCATCAGCACGTAAACCATTACAGCATTGGATGCTAAGAGAATTTGGTCGCACCGGTTCTGTCGATCGAGGGCGTGCAATCCTAACGGCTTGCACAGCGAGCAGGCAGATGCCTGCAACGGGTGTGGGCAAAAGTCTCTACTTTTGAGACGCAGATGTTGCCATACTGCGACAGGCGGTCCGGGGAGCCTGCGCTGGGGTGGCCAAATGCCTAGAACCCGAGGCCCGGGCCGGTCAGGACAGCCGTTTCCAGTGTGCCGTCGCTCAGGCGGAACATGCCTGGGAAACGATCGGCCCATCCCTGGTTGCCTGCCGGGCAGTATTGGCGTGCATTCCCCTCGATCGCGGCGATGGTGGGGATCCGTGCCGAGAGTGTTGCCGAGTGCAGGAACGAGGCGCCCGGGCAGGTCAGATCTTGCACGCACAGGAACATGCCGAACTTCTGTGCCGCGGCCCCCATCAATAGCGCCTCGCTATGCCCCTTGCACGCCTTGAGAGCTACGCCCGAGTAACCGAGCTCTCGACACAAAAGCAAACTCTCCAGGTCGACCAGCGATTCATCGATCACCACCGGTTTGATTTTGGCCGCGGCGTGCATGCGATTATGGGGATGAGCCTTCAGGTCGCGATGCGTTGGTTGCTCGATGTATTGAGCCCGATCCAACGCCGCCGGCGAACGTTCTTGGACCTTCGCCAAAAAATCGAGCACATATTGGACGCTTGCGCAGCGCTCGTTGAAATCGAGCGAATAGTGCCATGACCGGCAGCCACGTGCCGCCTGGGCCTCGGCCGCGACACGTTCGATCGCCACGACGCGCTCGACATCCCAGGCCAAGTCGTCGCCATTGAGCTTGAGCTTTAAATGGGTCAATCCATCGGCCAAGATCCATTCCGACAAGGTTTCGGGCAGTCCATCAGCGATACGGCGGGCAATTTCGGCATCTGTCAACGGGTCGAGCGCGCCGACCAGGTGATACAGCGGCATCCGCGGTTTCGGCGTTCGTAGCGTGTAGCGATCCAGATACTCGCCGCGAAAGTCTGACGTTAGATACGCGGAAAGATCTCGGTTGGCGAAATCCGGGCCAAGTAGGTTGTACGAGTTCGTACCCAATACTTTGCCATAGGCATCGTGGATGGCCGCTTCCAGCGGGCTGGCCGATACCAATTGCGCGAGGCGTGGCATCGGCTCGCCCATCTGCAATTCGTGCTGCACACTGTCGGCCAAGGATTGCAGATCGCCAGACAGATCGTGCGTGATCTCGAGAGGATGGCCGGCGCCGCGATAGTCGCGTGCTGCCTCGACCGTGCGGTCGACCAGGCGCAGCATGGCCCGTAGCGTGTCATCG from Pirellulales bacterium encodes the following:
- a CDS encoding BON domain-containing protein, which gives rise to MVSGVKPFSDEDDRDLERRITSFLADRHVPALRQLHVAASQGTVTLRGRVRSFYEKQLCQNVCRQVKGVVQFVDAVVVA
- a CDS encoding M12 family metallo-peptidase gives rise to the protein MARADLVILSNRSPTSVKFSAAGTATKGHAYELASGDLIPLTCPTGGKLRIAFMSAGARRDYTLDGNSIYFFHRPQEGNRLDIEQIAIIEPSRKAQPTTQTTEKQSAKSAEPEPAMRPALTKVTVKILVDDDEKAVRSLWEQRLRKRIADASKILEKYAGITLEVVACETWETTDTIQDFDGQLREFEHTVNAAPADLAIGFASQYSVVTGRTHLGGTRGPFAKHIMLREWSRHASEPERLELLVHELGHRFGATHSPEPMSVMRAVLADRKSVARGFLIVFDPVNALAMNLVAEEIRDHDIQHFYQVSPRTRDTLVAIYLTLGKAFPEDPAASIYLALLGESPPATSRPAQSRIASLADAARLVRDAVVDAADRNRRLPRIAPADAGQVRLAGDALTERYVRAAALAALELPEVHRYRAFTLGLAVAIVDTDSFMSNSLTRDLIGRVENASERARRLDVIGAPTLLERNDLARHFFFSAAIATLSSSAISESAGLLKEMQDSQGKSGFSFTDLAADLAGIALADYIRGSDAHLREMADSFTIAEFMPSLQDLREGLSFAAFHEAYGTSSDPRFLKEVNQIRERVKQLPVYAKAAAADGARKQGGRR
- a CDS encoding mandelate racemase/muconate lactonizing enzyme family protein — protein: MPKPTDIRLVELSTQTERYAYRTPIKFGGRVVTDAVIYDVQATVETRDGRRATGLGSMSMGNAWSWPSKATGGDDTLRAMLRLVDRTVEAARDYRGAGHPLEITHDLSGDLQSLADSVQHELQMGEPMPRLAQLVSASPLEAAIHDAYGKVLGTNSYNLLGPDFANRDLSAYLTSDFRGEYLDRYTLRTPKPRMPLYHLVGALDPLTDAEIARRIADGLPETLSEWILADGLTHLKLKLNGDDLAWDVERVVAIERVAAEAQAARGCRSWHYSLDFNERCASVQYVLDFLAKVQERSPAALDRAQYIEQPTHRDLKAHPHNRMHAAAKIKPVVIDESLVDLESLLLCRELGYSGVALKACKGHSEALLMGAAAQKFGMFLCVQDLTCPGASFLHSATLSARIPTIAAIEGNARQYCPAGNQGWADRFPGMFRLSDGTLETAVLTGPGLGF